One genomic window of Microbacterium testaceum StLB037 includes the following:
- the pknB gene encoding Stk1 family PASTA domain-containing Ser/Thr kinase has protein sequence MTTETRVLSGRYRVDDLIGRGGMASVYRGYDQTLGRTVAIKILKADLAGDAAFRTRFRLEAQAASRMAHPTIVRVFDAGEDVETGPDGQERPVPYIVMELVHGRLLKDIIAAGPVPTDDALRYADGILEALEYSHRAGVVHRDIKPGNVMITEAGGVKVMDFGIARAVSDSSSTVAETTAIVGTAAYFSPEQAKGESVDARADLYSTGVVLYELLTGRPPFRGETPVAVAYQHVSEAPVPPSEVSETVSTALDAIVLRALAKDPFQRPQDAASFREALDATVDGKGPTKRQMSALSNELYGPNPRQAAETARSLRQLSTDTTMRRTQPGPPVAWIWAGVTVLAVLLVAVLFWVMQIQPSNDVPSAGRAVPNVVDMSYDRAVETLQEQDLVAKRVDEPSDKIAAGNVTRTTPTADTSVAEGQEIVLYVSSGPDLATVPTLEGMSEEAARTALQQAGLSVGSIRRQNDPSLAANTVISANVTNGGSSANVEAGSPLAKNTTVNLVVASGQVVIVDYTGYTVDAAKRQLESDAMQLTVKTQEDPSCPASKPSPTVKTQSLAPGEVPVHSEITLISCSGS, from the coding sequence GTGACCACTGAGACGCGCGTCCTGTCGGGGCGCTACCGCGTTGACGACCTCATCGGTCGTGGCGGCATGGCGAGCGTCTACCGCGGCTACGACCAGACCCTCGGGCGCACCGTGGCGATCAAGATCCTCAAGGCCGATCTCGCCGGCGACGCGGCGTTCCGCACGCGTTTCCGTCTCGAGGCGCAGGCCGCGTCGCGCATGGCGCACCCCACGATCGTGCGGGTGTTCGACGCCGGCGAAGACGTGGAGACGGGTCCGGACGGGCAGGAACGCCCCGTTCCGTACATCGTCATGGAGCTCGTGCACGGGCGGCTGCTGAAGGACATCATCGCGGCTGGCCCGGTGCCCACCGACGACGCCCTGCGGTACGCCGACGGCATCCTGGAGGCGTTGGAGTACTCGCACCGCGCCGGTGTCGTGCACCGCGACATCAAGCCCGGCAACGTGATGATCACCGAGGCCGGCGGGGTGAAGGTCATGGACTTCGGCATCGCCCGCGCGGTGTCGGACTCCTCCTCCACCGTCGCCGAGACCACGGCGATCGTCGGTACCGCCGCCTACTTCTCTCCCGAGCAGGCGAAGGGCGAGTCGGTCGACGCTCGCGCCGACCTGTACTCGACAGGCGTCGTCCTCTACGAGCTGCTCACCGGCCGCCCGCCCTTCCGCGGCGAGACCCCCGTCGCGGTGGCGTACCAGCACGTCAGCGAAGCCCCCGTCCCGCCGAGCGAGGTCAGCGAGACGGTGTCGACGGCTCTGGATGCCATCGTGCTCCGCGCCCTCGCGAAGGATCCGTTCCAGCGCCCGCAGGATGCCGCGAGCTTCCGCGAAGCTCTGGATGCCACCGTCGACGGCAAGGGCCCCACGAAGCGCCAGATGTCGGCGCTGTCGAACGAGCTGTACGGCCCCAACCCGCGTCAGGCGGCGGAGACGGCGCGTTCGCTGCGCCAGCTGAGCACCGATACGACCATGCGTCGCACGCAGCCCGGTCCTCCCGTCGCGTGGATCTGGGCCGGGGTCACGGTGCTCGCCGTTCTTCTGGTCGCCGTCCTGTTCTGGGTGATGCAGATCCAGCCGTCCAACGACGTCCCGTCCGCGGGCCGGGCGGTGCCGAACGTCGTGGACATGTCCTACGACCGCGCCGTCGAGACCCTCCAGGAGCAGGATCTCGTCGCCAAGCGCGTCGACGAGCCGAGTGACAAGATCGCCGCCGGCAACGTGACCCGGACGACGCCCACCGCCGACACGTCTGTCGCCGAGGGCCAGGAGATCGTCCTGTACGTCTCCAGCGGGCCCGATCTGGCCACGGTGCCCACCCTCGAGGGGATGAGCGAGGAAGCCGCGCGCACGGCGCTGCAGCAGGCGGGACTCTCCGTCGGATCCATCCGGCGCCAGAACGATCCCTCGCTCGCGGCCAACACCGTCATCTCCGCCAACGTCACGAACGGCGGGTCGTCGGCCAACGTCGAGGCGGGCTCCCCGCTCGCGAAGAACACGACGGTCAACCTCGTGGTCGCCAGTGGCCAGGTCGTGATCGTCGACTACACGGGATACACCGTGGATGCCGCGAAGCGCCAGCTCGAGTCCGACGCGATGCAGTTGACGGTCAAGACGCAGGAGGATCCCAGCTGCCCCGCGTCGAAGCCGTCGCCGACGGTCAAGACGCAGTCGCTGGCTCCCGGCGAGGTGCCGGTGCACAGCGAGATCACGCTGATCTCCTGCTCCGGCTCCTGA
- a CDS encoding anthranilate synthase component II has product MSRWRVVVVDNRDSFVHTLAGYLSDLGATVETVSADDPTVADSLGDRADAVVISPGPGHPDAAGRSIEVVRAAHAGGIPLLGVCLGHQAIAVAFGARVGHAPELLHGITSRIRHSGRGVFADLPDGFEATRYHSLAVSEETLPAELEVTARTDSGVIMGLRHRSSPLVGVQFHPESVLTEGGHQLLGRWMQDAGCAGAIERAAALHPRGIRSRSRRSA; this is encoded by the coding sequence GTGAGCCGATGGCGCGTGGTCGTCGTCGACAATCGCGACAGCTTCGTCCACACGCTCGCCGGGTACCTGAGCGATCTCGGCGCCACGGTGGAGACGGTGTCGGCCGACGATCCCACGGTGGCGGACTCGCTCGGGGATCGGGCGGATGCCGTGGTCATCTCGCCCGGCCCCGGGCATCCGGATGCCGCGGGTCGGTCGATCGAGGTGGTTCGTGCCGCGCACGCGGGCGGCATCCCGCTTCTCGGTGTGTGCCTCGGTCATCAGGCGATCGCGGTCGCTTTCGGTGCTCGGGTGGGCCACGCGCCCGAGCTCCTCCACGGCATCACGAGCCGGATCCGCCATTCCGGACGCGGGGTCTTCGCCGACCTGCCCGATGGGTTCGAGGCGACCCGATACCACTCCCTGGCCGTGTCGGAGGAAACCCTGCCGGCGGAGCTCGAGGTGACGGCCCGCACCGACAGCGGTGTCATCATGGGCCTTCGGCACCGCTCCTCACCCCTCGTCGGCGTGCAGTTCCACCCCGAGAGCGTGCTCACCGAGGGCGGGCATCAGCTGCTCGGACGGTGGATGCAGGATGCCGGGTGCGCGGGCGCCATCGAGAGAGCCGCCGCTCTTCACCCCCGGGGGATCAGGAGCCGGAGCAGGAGATCAGCGTGA
- a CDS encoding class E sortase, with amino-acid sequence MSTASSPQTRRDARRRPARRRGVSVIGVIGDLLLTAGVLVLLFVAWQLWIGDAIIGAQYKNEANSLTEQWATDPPPPLPSPSGSPTASPAPTAPATADPPALPQPGNGEVFGVMRIPRLGADWQFKLAGGVSSSVTLDPIGIGHYPDNAMPGQVGNFAVAGHRGSHGAPFADLPSLRIGDAIVVETPDGWYTYRYRNLEYVQPDGVGVLLPVPQADQVEATDRLITMTTCSPRYGFSERAIGYGVFESFTPRANGAPASLTSGAA; translated from the coding sequence GTGTCCACCGCCTCCTCGCCGCAGACCCGTCGCGATGCCCGTCGGCGTCCCGCGCGCCGGCGCGGCGTATCGGTGATCGGCGTCATCGGCGATCTCCTGCTGACCGCGGGAGTTCTCGTACTGCTGTTCGTGGCGTGGCAGCTGTGGATCGGCGACGCCATCATCGGCGCGCAGTACAAGAACGAGGCGAACTCCCTCACCGAGCAGTGGGCGACCGACCCGCCCCCGCCTCTCCCTTCTCCCTCCGGGTCACCCACGGCTTCGCCCGCTCCGACGGCGCCGGCGACCGCCGATCCGCCGGCGCTCCCGCAGCCGGGTAACGGCGAGGTGTTCGGGGTCATGCGCATCCCCCGTCTCGGTGCGGACTGGCAGTTCAAACTCGCCGGCGGAGTGAGTTCCTCGGTCACGCTCGACCCGATCGGCATCGGCCACTATCCCGACAACGCGATGCCGGGACAGGTGGGCAACTTCGCCGTCGCGGGGCACCGCGGCAGCCACGGAGCGCCGTTCGCCGACCTCCCGTCTCTGCGGATCGGAGACGCGATCGTGGTCGAGACCCCGGACGGCTGGTACACGTACCGTTACCGCAATCTCGAGTACGTGCAGCCCGACGGCGTCGGCGTGCTCCTGCCCGTGCCGCAGGCGGACCAGGTCGAGGCGACGGATCGCCTGATCACGATGACGACGTGCAGCCCCCGTTACGGGTTCTCGGAACGAGCCATCGGCTACGGGGTGTTCGAGTCGTTCACCCCTCGCGCCAACGGTGCCCCCGCCTCGCTGACCTCTGGAGCCGCCTGA